In Myxococcus stipitatus, a single window of DNA contains:
- a CDS encoding neutral/alkaline ceramidase, translating into MRATLFLLTLPLLGLVLSTNARAADACAGSSRFLVGAGMADITGPAAEVGMMGYAQLAQQTSGIHQRLRSRAFVIASPCNGRRVAFVSADLGMVFEAVRRQVVERLRARFGDLYSEDNVLLSATHTHSGPGGYSHHTLYNLTTFGFVPQNFEAIVNGIVSSIARAHARLGEGTLRIASGDLVGASRNRSPQAYLLNPASERARYSSDVDTRMTLVRLSRPDGSDIGLINWFAVHATSMGNTHHFISGDNKGLASSLFEKTHDAGDTFVAAFAQSNEGDVTPNILGGTNGGGADDFEDTELSARRQYDFATRLWAQATTPLTGGVDYRHTFVKMDAVDVAPGFTDGQPRHTCPAAIGLSMIAGAEDGPGYGVEGASCAAIHDIWSQFTCSLTTTPCQAEKPIVLEMGSMLPHPWSPDVMPFQLVTIGQLALVAVPFELTTMAGRRLRDTVKARLAPTGITDVVIAGLSNDYAGYVATREEYARQDYEGASTHFGPWTLGAIQQTFDGLAASLAQGHAVPPGPTPTDLRYVQVALQPGVVFDDKLLWVDFGDVVSDARASYSRGDTVSVTFWGGHPKNDLHQEGTFLRVQRKGSLGAWVDVADDSDWETRYLWQRENCVPTLGCSHVTVEWRIPQDTPPGTYRILHEGDWKSGWDGRVRPYFGASRPFTVR; encoded by the coding sequence ATGCGCGCGACCCTCTTCCTGCTCACCCTGCCGTTGCTCGGCCTCGTGCTGTCGACGAACGCGCGCGCCGCGGACGCGTGTGCGGGCAGCTCGCGCTTCCTCGTCGGCGCGGGAATGGCCGACATCACCGGCCCCGCCGCCGAGGTGGGGATGATGGGCTACGCCCAGCTGGCCCAGCAGACCTCCGGCATCCACCAACGCCTGCGCTCGCGCGCCTTCGTCATCGCCTCGCCCTGCAACGGCCGCCGCGTCGCCTTCGTCAGCGCCGACCTGGGCATGGTCTTCGAGGCCGTCCGCCGCCAGGTCGTCGAGCGCCTGCGCGCCCGCTTCGGCGACCTGTACTCCGAGGACAACGTCCTGCTCAGCGCCACGCACACCCACTCGGGCCCGGGCGGCTACTCCCACCACACGCTCTACAACCTCACCACCTTCGGCTTCGTCCCCCAGAACTTCGAGGCCATCGTCAACGGCATCGTCAGCTCCATCGCCCGAGCCCACGCCCGCCTCGGCGAGGGCACCCTGCGCATCGCCTCCGGCGACCTCGTCGGCGCCAGCCGCAACCGCTCCCCCCAGGCCTACCTCCTCAACCCCGCCAGCGAGCGCGCCCGCTACTCCTCCGACGTGGACACCCGGATGACCCTCGTGCGCCTGTCACGCCCGGACGGCTCCGACATCGGCCTCATCAACTGGTTCGCCGTCCACGCCACTTCCATGGGCAACACCCACCACTTCATCAGCGGCGATAACAAGGGCCTCGCCTCCTCCCTCTTCGAGAAGACCCACGACGCCGGCGACACCTTCGTCGCCGCCTTCGCCCAATCCAACGAAGGCGACGTCACCCCCAACATCCTCGGCGGCACGAACGGCGGAGGCGCCGACGACTTCGAGGACACCGAGCTGTCCGCCCGCCGCCAGTACGACTTCGCCACCCGCCTGTGGGCCCAGGCCACCACCCCGCTCACCGGAGGCGTCGACTACCGCCACACCTTCGTGAAGATGGACGCCGTGGACGTCGCCCCCGGCTTCACCGACGGCCAGCCCCGCCACACCTGCCCCGCCGCCATCGGCCTGTCCATGATCGCCGGCGCCGAGGACGGCCCCGGCTACGGCGTCGAGGGCGCCTCCTGCGCCGCCATCCACGACATCTGGAGCCAGTTCACCTGCTCCCTCACCACCACGCCCTGCCAGGCCGAGAAGCCCATCGTCCTGGAGATGGGCTCCATGCTCCCCCACCCGTGGTCCCCCGACGTGATGCCCTTCCAGCTCGTCACCATCGGACAGCTGGCCCTCGTCGCCGTGCCCTTCGAGCTGACCACCATGGCCGGCCGTCGCCTGCGCGACACCGTGAAGGCGCGCCTGGCCCCCACGGGCATCACCGACGTCGTCATCGCCGGCCTCTCCAACGACTACGCCGGCTACGTCGCCACCCGCGAGGAGTACGCCCGCCAGGACTACGAGGGCGCCTCCACCCACTTCGGCCCTTGGACGCTCGGCGCCATCCAGCAGACCTTCGACGGGCTCGCCGCCTCGCTCGCGCAAGGCCACGCCGTCCCTCCCGGCCCCACGCCCACCGACCTGCGCTACGTCCAGGTGGCCCTCCAGCCCGGCGTCGTCTTCGACGACAAGCTGCTCTGGGTGGACTTCGGCGACGTCGTCTCCGACGCGCGCGCCTCCTATTCACGCGGCGACACCGTCAGCGTCACCTTCTGGGGCGGGCACCCCAAGAACGACCTGCACCAGGAGGGCACCTTCCTGCGCGTGCAGCGCAAGGGCTCCCTCGGCGCCTGGGTGGACGTGGCGGACGACAGCGACTGGGAGACGCGCTACCTGTGGCAACGCGAGAACTGCGTGCCCACGCTCGGCTGCTCCCACGTCACCGTGGAGTGGCGCATCCCCCAGGACACGCCCCCCGGCACCTACCGCATCCTCCACGAGGGCGACTGGAAGTCCGGATGGGACGGCCGCGTGCGCCCGTACTTCGGCGCCTCCCGTCCCTTCACCGTCCGCTGA
- a CDS encoding antibiotic biosynthesis monooxygenase family protein, whose amino-acid sequence MTRTLLMAATTALLSTSCTTTHAAPGAPELASPMKMTLDLDRHPDLQFRIDRFTVPPASRPELEAAIHRSTELLRAQPGFLGHVVFERQGEPGVTTLVTLAAWESPEAIAKAGEAVRAHYQRIGFDVPALLARLGVTMERGNYIAPRELQ is encoded by the coding sequence ATGACTCGAACGCTCCTGATGGCGGCGACCACCGCCCTGCTGTCCACCTCCTGCACCACGACCCATGCGGCGCCTGGCGCGCCGGAGCTGGCCTCCCCCATGAAGATGACCCTCGACCTCGACCGTCACCCGGACCTCCAGTTCCGCATCGACCGCTTCACCGTCCCGCCCGCCTCGCGGCCCGAACTGGAGGCGGCCATCCACCGCAGCACCGAGTTGTTGCGCGCCCAGCCCGGCTTCCTGGGCCACGTCGTCTTCGAGCGACAGGGCGAGCCCGGCGTCACCACGCTCGTGACGCTGGCGGCCTGGGAGAGCCCCGAGGCCATCGCCAAGGCCGGCGAGGCGGTGCGCGCGCACTATCAGCGCATCGGCTTCGACGTGCCGGCGCTGCTCGCTCGCCTGGGCGTGACGATGGAGCGCGGCAACTACATCGCCCCCCGCGAGCTCCAGTAG
- a CDS encoding PilZ domain-containing protein, with translation MGPWGVRVHHPEGVEAHGVELARGGLFLHCAEPFPPLFTRLSLTLWLGGEEVPCEGEVVRHVDAAHARVWEVSPGIGVQLVSPCPRLRELFERVRGQSSASAGDPGLSGR, from the coding sequence ATGGGCCCGTGGGGTGTGCGCGTGCATCACCCCGAGGGCGTGGAGGCGCACGGCGTGGAGCTGGCGCGGGGCGGGCTGTTCCTGCACTGCGCGGAGCCCTTCCCTCCCCTCTTCACCCGGCTGTCGCTGACGCTGTGGCTGGGCGGGGAGGAGGTGCCCTGCGAGGGCGAGGTGGTGCGGCACGTCGACGCCGCGCACGCGCGGGTCTGGGAGGTGTCGCCGGGCATCGGCGTGCAGCTCGTGAGTCCCTGCCCCCGGCTGCGCGAGCTGTTCGAGCGCGTGCGAGGGCAGTCGTCCGCGAGCGCCGGGGACCCTGGCCTCAGCGGACGGTGA